The Castor canadensis chromosome 12, mCasCan1.hap1v2, whole genome shotgun sequence genome contains the following window.
atttttggctggggtttgaactcagggattcctgcttccaaagcaggcgctctacaacttgagctatacctccaattcattttgctctggtttttttggagatgggctctcaccaactatttgccccgttgtctttgaaccttgatcctcccaccttttgatctcagcctcccaagtagctacaattacaggtgtgagccattagcaCCCAGATATACTTAGTATTTTATATTGGCAATGTATTTATGTTAAAGTATTAGTAAGTCCAATACGGTGACTATTGCTTCACTTTTCTAGTTCTCAACATCTACCCTATAATAGGAAATCCTTTTATAAGTTTTCTGCAGGGGAAAACACAAATAAGAACACTAATACAAGTATGTCACACAAATATATGTTCCATTCCTTTTTATACAAATTTGTCTTTAACCTACCAATATACATGGAAATCTCTCTGTAATCAGTactgtattttccttctttttcagtgAAAATCCCAGAAATTTCAAGCCTATACAAACTTGTAGTCAATAATGTttacagaatgaaaagaaaatatatgttttcaaattcaactatatataaaaataaagttctcGTCCATCagaccattttatttctttttaattaacatgGAAATGTAAAAGAGAGATATGAATCAAAgctgattttctttgttgtttttttttttttggtactggggtttgaactcagggcctggagcatgttaagcacatactctaccactaagctacactcctAGCCCCCATGAGATTTTTTAATAGCTACTTTTGGCtgataattttaaacatttttaatttgtatattgTGAAATAGCTTATCAATACTTTGTATAAATCTGGTGCtaaataaatgttgaataaagaacaaaataggaGAAAGATCTTCTAGTAAAAGTGCTAATTATTAGTGAAATGAACACATGgtagatgaaataaaaacaaattgttcTCATTCTTTACTCTTAAAGTACTGCACATGCACTTCTGATTGAGCTCACCCATTTATTGAAAAAGGAGACAAAGCCATATCCTTTAGACTTTCCTGTTGCCATGTCTTTTACCACTCGGGCATCTCTGTAAACAGAAACAATCAGAAACTGAGATTTGTAAAGTGTCTTCTGGATATAAAATGAGAATCATACATAACTCATTTTCATGTTTCACCTTCATTAAAAGTGAACCTTTAATGTAAATTCACCTTTTATTCTATAAAATTTACCATGTATTGGCAAACTAGGCTTAATTGTATAGACATGCAAATCAGTTACTTCttaaatataagtatatattataCAGAAACTGCCTTCcacttcaaacttttttttaaacttttaaatattaagcATGGTGAAAGTAGCTATCCACATGAACTACGTAACCACTTAGAAGGTTCTCAGTCACATTAAATGAATGGCTTCCTTTAACCATgcaatttataatttaatatttgataCCATATTCCAcctaatcattaaaaaaattaatgaattggaAAGTGTATATTCCCTaaactaaatatttcattttctcagatCAATTTATAATCCCACCCAATTTGGATTAGGGTATTGAGAACTTGACATTTGCAGAAATGCTACATCATTGAAGAAAAATACTAGATATGCACTTTTAAGTTTTAAACTATACAAGAAAAGATTTTATACTGAATTTTATAACAGTATTCATATTAAGATTGATTGGAAACTACAAGATAAaacagcaaatttttttttaaaaagtcagaaagtaAAAAAGCACGCCAACATTTATCCACTGTGAACCGTAGCTTGTGCCAGGGCAATTCTGTCCATTCTTCAGAGACACTCTGCAAAATAATCAGAGCCCTATTATTTGAGATTGAGTAAAAACCCAGCCATGATAGCTAAAACTCCATACCTCAAAAAATTGGGACTCAAATTGTGCTTCACAGGCAATCTGCTTTTAAATTAGCCAGGTATGTCACAATGCTTGTTCTCTCAGGACACATGAACAAAACAGGCACTTTTACAACAAAAACCCAAGTCAGAAAGCCAtgcaatataattttatattaattaaaagtaTACATAAGCATATTTTAGATCAATTTAGGAGTGATTTATTAAGTGCAGTCAAAATGACAAAGAGCTGTTGGTGAAAAGGAAAACTAATGCAAGTCACTTCTcaatatgtaaaaaatattaaattacctGTATGGTACACATGCATTCAAGTTTGTAACTCACTCACTTCTATACCACAATCTGCTCTATTACCCTAAATTCAAGAAGAGTTTAAGCTGTGCAAATTAGGGAAAGTATTGTATTTTTATGCTAAATATTCTAATAGGCCActgtttattttacattttacataaatGAAGCATGGTTGTAGGCACCCCACAGAGAAGATCTGATTAGCATGAGAACACTTCAACATAAAATTATCAATTTGTctcctagcacaacaataaaataagcaacaaacaaacaaaacagggaaATGTGCTATTAATTTCCAAATGGTTCTTTTAAACTTGAGAACAATAACTCCTTGTACAGCCTAAAACTCAAACATACATTAACTCAACTGAAAATTAGGAAATTTAAAGGccttaccaagaaaaaaaaaaaagtatttgccaCAATTGTGGGACCATAAAAAAATCTACAGACTAAAAATATGATGCCAACATATTTAACAAAATCATTGATTAAAGTAAGGccgacaaggccctgagttcaaaccaccaagtAAAAAAGGAATTATTGATTAATAATTAAAGTCATGAGGTTGCTAAAACTTGAATGTCATTTAACTTAGCCAGTTGTTAAACAATCTTTTTCTAATACGGactaaaattctcatttgcagaaAAGCCACTTCAATCAAATCAAATATTTACCAAAGTAGCTACTTTATTTGTTCACaaagttacaaaaatatttttttttaaaagcttcatGAAATGTTCATGTTGAAATATATTCAACTCTTACTTCTCTTTGAAAAGATTTTCTAAGAAGAATAGCAAAGATGTAGAGCAaagatctttcctttttttttgggtggtacccAAGGCTTCACAATTTGTGAGGCAAGCACTattctgcttgagtcacacctctagccctagaACAGCCTTTTGATGGATTTTCCACTACTGAGGATAGGTTGAAATTTACAAAGATTCTCCACATGAACATGAAAACCCACAAGATTCTGCATTTACAAATTTACAGAGGCCTTCAGAGGTCAAAGATTAAAACCCTTCAAAAGTCTAGACATTTGAAGGTAGGCATTATTGAAATCCTAAAACAGATTAAGGGGAATATTGAAGAAATTAAAACTCTAATTTTCTTAGGAGGGTCTCACATAGAAAAATGTCATCTGATAGAAGACCTCATTTATGAGCTCTAACCTTGTGACTACctttaaaattcaacatttttgtCATCATTCACTACACATTGCTACCCTCTTAAAAAAAGActagttgagtggctcaaggtgtagtccctgaatGCAAACtccaataccgcaaaaaaaaaaaaaaaaacaaaccaaaacacacatacacacacacaactccaAAAACTGATCACCAATGCTCCTGGCATTTACTTTCTAGTCCCATCTCATTTCTGCCATTCATCTCTTCAAACCAAACCACAACTAGCATATTCTTCCTAGTACTCTTTTAGttgaaacaataaaaaagcaacCCAAATCATAAAACAAATTTCTAAATTCAACAATCACTCCTTATAAAGTATTGTAAATAACTTGTTTTTCCTGCTCTAATATTGCatgcttttcaaaatattaaagttCTATTATAAATGCTACTGTGAGATATTCATAAAAAGCCTAAAATATATGATGTAGTATCAATTGCAAGGAAGATAGTGCTTTACCAAATATGATAAGGCACAAttattaatgatttaaaaaaaaaaagaatacataccaAGGAAATAACATTTAGCAACTGCTTTTCAGGTTGAATTGttaaggattttttgtttgttaagttatattaaaacaaaatacaggCTATTAGAAGTTCCCAAATAATTCCTTAGTCATAGCACAAAGTTATTAAAGATTATTATCAAGCAAGCAAGGCACATATATGAGAAGCTATAATATGCCCAATGGCAAATGTCTCTTAAAGCTACTGCTAATTGAAAAAGGATTTAAAGATAATTAAAGATCAAAGGTTTGTTTATTAATGGGAAAGCAATCTTTGGCTGTTAACTTCTAGAataacctctacacaatataatACACAATACTTAAGTGTTAAAACTTAAATTCACATAACAAttattttcaagttaattttacataaaattatgcacaagcattttatttatcttctgtTACTTACGATATTCTTCCAAATGGTGCAAAAGCTGCTTTTATATCTTCAGTTGTAATTTCTGGACTGAGATCaccaacaaacacatggaaatgatcttataaagggaaggaaggggaagtgaaaagaaaaatagaactttagaattaaaaaatactaaaattgatCCAATAAAGTGctcttaaaataatttgattacaataatgtataaataaaacaCTATCCTATCTCTATTAAAATCCTATCAATTTTAAGCATAACAAATCAAAGTAACAATATAGGAAAGATTCTTCTAAAAGAACTGATACAGCTAACTGGAAATTtacatatttctatttctatttacaGTCAATTATTATATTGgtctaaaaaataaactgaatatgCAACAAGTTTCAGTTctgcaaaaaatttaaagacttaGTTACCATTCTAAGAATATctacttttattcattttaccACTATATTTAGGCATTACAAATTACAATAAAATAGTGGTATTGTAAATTATGTAGATTAGATTTGCCTTAGTTAAGGCAATTTTCTGAAGCTAGCTACATGACATACTTGGTTTAACCATATTTTGTGAAGAACAATCAAAGAAATACCTTGCATTGCAACAGACTGATGTTAAAGTATTTGACAGTTTTCTCAAAAGCCAACAGTTTTGGTTGCCCAGACATTACACCATTCAGTTTATGTGAATCCATGTGCAAGTGAACTAAGACTGAAGGCAACAGAATGAAAACAGTAATCCCTTCACTTTATATcagagccatttaaaaaaaagcattggAGAGAAATAACCATCCCAtatttgaagttttttgtttttaaaagacaattctcaaaaaaagaaacatttaaaaaatgcaaactcGTTCGATGACTACGTTAAAAtggatatatatatctatatcagtTTTGATAAAgtatatttggaaagaaaagttaCCCCTATTTGGCAGGCCTTAAGCAACATTTTGGGTTGCTCTTCAGGAAACACTGTTTCAGGAGCAACTTGAGCACTTGGAAGATGTGTATATGAAGTCCAGGTGACTTCAATGAAGTAGGGTATCTTGCCCTTTAGTTGGTGAAAGTATTTCTAAGACATCAGCTGCTACCAAGGGGGACAGAGAACTTGAACTAGCAACAAAATAGTGGACAAGCCACACTTGGTAAACACTGGGAAGAAGGGGGAAAATATTGCCAAAGAGATAAATATAAATACtactcctccctcccacctccccccaacatcaaacaaaaaaacttcagttGGTTAGTGAATACCCTTTTCAAgagatttcattttatgtttaagAAGATACAATTACCTTGTGAACGCTGTGTGCTGACAACGGTACTACCTGATGACAAAGATTAGATTTGTTCTTAAATTTATTAACACAAACACATTAAATCATATCTTAGGATAACGATCAAAACATTACTGCAAACATGTATGATGCTTATATGCTTTACAATAAAACTACTGGGTATAATAAAAAAACGTTCAGAGAGTATAAAATATACTTACTGCTTGTATCTTTCTTTTGACTGCTGGGGGTTGTTGCCCAATTCACTTTGACTTcctaaaaaaaaagttgttacatttataatctataaaaataaagGTCAAAAATCAGATTTGCCTCTATGTACACACAGGAAAAGTATATGAAGCATTCAATGGGATACTAGTTCTGGTCTAAGTTTCGATACTCATCTTTTGACCTACAAATCAAATCCAAATCTTTAGACAACTCTGTTAATGTTCAATAACATTTCTTGAAAGCTatcaataaatttttcttttcatccttccCCACTGGCCTGCAACGTTACAAGATGTTTCATTCAAACTGCAgtaattcaagaaatattttattatgtatcaTATGTTAAGCACCATGAAGAATACTAACATAAACACAGGCTTCTGATCTCTCTAAAAGCTGTTATCCCACCATTTTAAATAGGAATAACTGACCTTTTGCAAGCAAGTGAATATAATGCTTCAAAATAGGAAACAAAACCATATATAACTTAAATTTTTTCAGTGTAAGTCACCTACTTTAATTAGGACAGCTTACCTTACCCATTATCTTCCGCCCATTCATAGCAGCTAGTGCTGCAGCTGCATGGCGATGCTCATGAAACTCCACAAAACAGTATGGATCATTTCCAGCTGTCTGatggagaagaaatacaaaaatcaattttaagcTTTATTCtcccattattttaaaatttaaaacattcctAGCCAAGTTTTATATACTCTAGTTATCAGGCCATGGAGAATGGATAGTTTGTTCCACAAGTAAATATTCGTATGAAAAATGTATACActtgccaggagtggtggtacacgccAGTactctcagctacttaggaggcagagattgggaggatctcagtttgaggttgGTTTGGGGAAAAAAgcttagtgagatcccatctcaaaaaataagccaggtatgatgACACCCACCTATTTGTAAACCAGCCATGCAGGAGACATAGGTAAGAGAACTGAAGTTTAAGACAAAGCTAGTGCGAGACCCTACACAAAAAATTGGAGGCACGGCTCATGTGGTAAACTGCCAGCTTtgtaaacatgagaccctgagttcaaacccaagtactgcctccccccaagaaaaaataacatttcatttttccttaatcTCCTAAAGATAACTGCTAAAAGAGACTAATTCAAAAATTTAGAAGGAAGAGGCTACCATAAAATTCAATATACTAGGATTACActgttttttgtaaaaaaaatatatatatatattagagaaGTTGGCACAGGTAAATGTTCACAGACATTAGAATGTGGTTAGAAAAAGTAGCTTGTACTTAAAAGTAGAGAAAAGGGACAGGAATGGTGGGGCACATTTGTTATCCCAGTTATTTGGGCagcacagattgggaggatcatggtttgagcgcAGCCTGGGTCACCATatcaaccagtaagctgggcatgatgataTGCACCTGTAGACCCAAGCTCTGTGGGAgtcataaatagaaggatcatgatctgaggaaGGAccgagagaaaaaaataacaaaaaacaaaacaaaacaaaaccaggagaccctgtccaaaattattaactaaaaccaaaaggaagaTGGGTATGGCAGCTTTACACCTTTAATcgtagttactcaggaggcagagattgggaggatcgtggtttgagacaAGCCAAGATaaaaaattctcaagaccctCTCAAGATTGCATTGGTTCTCAACCAATAcaatctgggcatggtagtgcatgcctgtcataccagctattgtcggaagcacaaaa
Protein-coding sequences here:
- the Tia1 gene encoding cytotoxic granule associated RNA binding protein TIA1 isoform X12, whose product is MEDEMPKTLYVGNLSRDVTEALILQLFSQIGPCKNCKMIMDTAGNDPYCFVEFHEHRHAAAALAAMNGRKIMGKEVKVNWATTPSSQKKDTSSSTVVSTQRSQDHFHVFVGDLSPEITTEDIKAAFAPFGRISVSLKNGQNCPGTSYGSQWINRCPSGKRHGNRKV
- the Tia1 gene encoding cytotoxic granule associated RNA binding protein TIA1 isoform X13, with the translated sequence MEDEMPKTLYVGNLSRDVTEALILQLFSQIGPCKNCKMIMDVRTAGNDPYCFVEFHEHRHAAAALAAMNGRKIMGKEVKVNWATTPSSQKKDTSSSTVVSTQRSQVLVHLHMDSHKLNGVMSGQPKLLAFEKTVKYFNISLLQCKIISMCLLVISVQKLQLKI